cccagGGTCAAATGGGGGAGTTTAAGGTGCACCGCGTCCGCTTCTTCGACTACATGCCCAGCGCCATCCGGGCCATGGCCTTCAACAGCCACACGGAGCGACTGGCCGTGGCCCGAGCCGACGGAGCCGTGGAGATCTTTAACTTTGCTGACAACTACTTCCAggagaaggtaaaaaaaaaaaatcagagccGGCGTTGGTTTGAATCCGTTCAGGGCGGAGGTTCCCAGATCTAACCTCCTGTCGATGCACAGGTCATCCCCGGGCGGGACGGGAGAACCGTGGAGGCTCTCTGCTGGGTGGGCCGTCGCCTGTTCAGCGCTGGTTTAGACGGGGAGCTCACGGAGTATGACCTGGAGAACCTGAGGCCCAAATACAGCATTGAGGCCTACGGAGGACCAGTGTGGACCATCAGTGGAAACAGCCAGGGGACGCTGCTGGCGGTGGGTGGATGTCTCTGTTACGTTTACGCTGTTTTATGGGTTTTGACGGATCTGCGTGAAGAAGTGAACGGACCGTTTTCTCTGACAGGCTGGCTGTGAAGACGGGACGgtgaagatgtttgaaatcctGGACGAGAGGATTCAGTTTCAAAGGAACCTGGACAGGCAGAAAGGTCGGTGCCCTGCCGCTTTAACTGGACCTTTTCAACGTGtatattcagtaaattattacgcactttataaaacatttaaaaaaatgaggcttgtttaaaaaaaaactcagcagtGCTTTCCTGTCTGACTCTGGCTGTCAGCCTGGAGGAAATTTGACTCGTTTTTCTCTTCCTCATTGGTTCACTTAATTGATGTTTGCAGAAATTTGTTCCTTCACAGCCACTGTAAGGTTCCACCAGCACAGCAGTTCAGTCAGGttgagatctggactttgactgggccactgaCACCATAAATCATTTTCACTCAAGGCTGGTCATAAAAAccaatacaaagattaatatcaatgtttttaaaaaactatttattatcgatattctggctttcaatatgcctcccaacccctagggggcgttatcaCAGCGTATCATTACCGTTCACAGAGAGGAAGAACAAGAGAGACGAAGTTGcagaacggccgacaggattttagaagcgccttggtccctaaaatcagacatctgggcacatttttggtttctgtgatacgttaaatttattaaaccaaatgctttattttcctATTAATATAttagtgttcaataaattgaatataaataacatatttgtctggttttgttgattgaatgactttgagcattaatttgaaagtaataaatatcgatattggagtcaaatcaaatgaaGCTGAGCTAtaatcgagaatcgtatcgtatcagCTCATCTAGATGAAACCCAGCCCTGCATTCTATGGTGGTGCTACCTTTACTTTCTGTAAATGTTCTAACTATAAGTTCTGCTTTCCAGCTgtaaatcctgaaggagaaatCATGACATAATAATGTGACTCAAGCAGACTTGCTTTATGCAGCAGGATGAGGACCTAAAGCACACTGCACTCCAAagggatagaaaaaaaataaggttttaagtggtctagtcaaagtccagactgaaAACCAATCGAGTTGCTGTTGTAAGAGCTCAAAGCGGCTGTTTAGGCTTCgttgtggctgaattaaaacatccCTGCGTAGAAGAGCGGCAGAAACGTTCCTCCATAATCGTGTAAAAGTAACTAGAAATGGTCGCTGAGGTTGACACAAGCAGTTATTAGCCTTAAGCTGCCATCAATTTTTCTCACATTTGTTgaaagatgcattttttttctttatttactctggttaattttgtctgatattaaactTTAACGGtctgaaacatttcagaaaaagtcTATAACGAAATGCAAAtacttgttgtgtttttttctttctacactTTAGTTAAATTCTCCCTGTAAAGACACTGACAGTAACATAAAAGCAGCAGATTGTTCAGAAAAGTCTGATTAATCCCGCAGGTCGGATCATATCTCTGGCCTGGCATCCGTCCGgcaccaagatggcggcagGAATGATGGACATGATCCGGATCTTTGATACGGAGACGGGTAACTTCCACCCAACGGGACACAAGCAGAATCTCTGCTGAGTTGTGTTGCTCCTCTTCGTGTTCCTGATCCGTTCTCCTTGGTTCTGCCTTCAGGTAGCGCCACACACAGGATGCTGGTGGAGCGAGGGGCGGGAGCCTCCAAGAGCAAGGAGGTGGTGGTTTGGAGCGTGGCCTTTCTGTCCGACCACACCGTCATCAGCGGCGACTCCGCGGGGAAGTTCCAGATCTGGGACGGGTCGACCGGAACCTTGTTCAGGTCCCACCTGGTCACCAAGTGGGACGTCCTGGTCCTGTCCGTCTCCCAGGTGAGAAGCGGGGAGCCGAGGCGCCGCACGTCCGCTCCGATGGCCGCGGAATCACGTCGTGTGAATGTTTGACAGGACGAGAGCAGCGTGATCGCCGGGACGTCTGAGGGAACCGTGGTCCAGTTTCAGTTCATCGCCTCCACCGCGGGACAGGAGGACAAGCACTGGTTCCGAACCCGGACCTTTAAGAACCACTCGCATGACGTGAGGGCTCTGGTCCACACCGACACGGCTGTGGTCTCCGGAGGTTGGTGTCAAATCGCTGGATAAAAGTCCGGCTCCCGGTTCCACCAGAACCTGCTCGCCGTTTATAGCGGTTCTGATTAATGCGCTTAACGAGCCCAGAAGGTTTTGGGTTTTATCTGGACTTTGGAAAGTTGTTTCACTCTTTATAATTTCACCTCCTGCCTGTTTCTGAGTAATGTTGTTTCACCTGACCCGAATCAGTCCGACATACACGGTTCCTTAATTTATGCCTTtgcagattctcagttatccgggtcgtTGCCGATCCGGTTTAAGCCCGTTCGCTGTTTCCTTCATTTAAATCGTGAACCCAGTTTCCCAAAACTCACCGGTTTAATAAAGACCCAAACATcagtataatttaatttagattGACTTGTCATGTTAACTGGTCCTAACGGGTTTTTGCGTAGTTTAACCTGCCAAAAAGGACTTTTTAGTGTTTAATTCATCTTGTCCTGCTTTGTTTAACTTGCATAATCACAGATTGCCTTATTTAAGATTAGCTGAGTTTATGTAAACTCAGGCGatcttaaattattttaccCTAGTTTACCTTAGTCTGGTTGACTTTACCTTGGTTTAGATTAGCAAATCCAAGCTTAAGTTAGTTTACCGTAGTTTAGCCTTACCTTACAGCACCTAAGCTTAATTTATCCTACTTTAACATATCTGATCTTGAATAAACTTCTTTGAACTTGTCGTAATTCGATTAATTGTGTCTAATCTTAGCCTAGCTTAGTTTAGTTTACTCTACCTTAACTAAGCAAATGCAAGCTTGTGTGCCTTATCTTACCTTGGTTAACCACGTTTTAGCTTTGTTTAGCCTCCCTCAGCTTAATTTTGACCACTCTAGTTTACCTAATCTTATTTAACCATCCTTAGAAAAAACTAGATTAGTTTATTTTAACAGTGTTTGAGTTTATAGCTTTTAGTTCAGCCCGGGGATCTGCGACGTTTACAATCCAAACAACCGGGTTTTATTTCCTCTCTCCTGCTAAATAAAGTTTGCTTAGAGCCGTAAATGTTACATAACCTTTTGCAAAATCACAACTTAAGAGTTTTGATAAATATCTAccaaaataaagtaatatttttaatgggccacatttttaaattctaattttaggtttaatacttttttttttttttttttttttttgaaaaaagacggTGGACAAGAAGTCTAGACCTTCGTTGCTGTTCTATTTGATGCGTTTATTCCATGAAAAGGCTGAAAACTACTAAAACCTGCGCTTGTTGTTATGTGTGAGAGCCGTGAGACggtggtgaggtgtgctgtagggGGGGGCAGAGCAGATCAGGTGGACAGATGAAGGAAGGGAATCTCCACGGactatgatgtttgcagatgcaTATCTGAAACAAAGCTATAATAATTAACTACGTCTCTGTCGTTAAAATGTCGTTGAGATGCAACATATGTTAAGTTTTTGTATTATGAAATAATGTGTGAATTTTTATGCATCTATTTTTACCAAAAAGTAGGTAATCGGAGACGCTTTCACTGAACGAGGCGGATAATTCATTCAAGCTGTTTGTCAATCAGATAATTATTtcagtgcaacagtttcagtaaaaaaaagagactagATTAAAAACCATATTTAGATTAAATTTATATCCCGCTTTGTAACGCAGAGCGGAAACGTCAGCAGCTTTATAACACATATGTTCAGGAACAGGTTAAGGGACTCTGTGATCACTAATGTCCTCGGTGCaggttttagtttttcttgCATTTGTTCAATTatgtctgaaatatttaaagcgTAATGAATGACGAGGATGAACTTTGGCTTCAGGGATGGACACCCAGCTGGTGGTGAGACCCCTGCTGGACAAAGTGGAGAAGAACACCCAGGAGTCGGCGCTTCGGAAAATTGCTTTCCCACATGTGAGTCCAGAAAGTGTCACATCTTACTGCATATGAGCTGAAATAGCCTGTAGGGGGCGCTGCAGGGTGAAAAACGATCCCTCCTGGAGGCACTAGCATTACAGAACCAGTGTGTGTGAAGTAGGAATGGACAGCAGGATGGTTTGACTAAACAGCAACACGTTTAAGATCAGGAAGGCAACAGCTGCACATGTACAGTAACATATTAGCTATTAGTGATGCTTTAATAAAGGGAACATAACATCATCCACATGAGAACTTAAATAGGTCCCCCATATATTCCAGATATTTTGGAAATTTCCTGATAAATGTTGACTTTCAGATCATCAATGCATTGTCATTCATTTGTCCCAATTCAGAAAAtcccctcatcctcctctgtaAGGGAAGCATATTATTTCACTGCAGTGTTATTATTTATCCAGGTTGCCCCTCACATTAACGGAGAGATGCCCCGTGCTGTGGCTTTAGCTCGTTATGTCATTCCTCCTGTTGATCCCTGACGCCATGAGCAACATTAAATAGGTCCGCGTTAGTCGTGAAGCGGCGCTGAAAtgctgggataaaaaaaaaaagaaactcatcCAGGCAAAGTGCGGCAACACACTTAACCATTGGTACTAAAGATGAACGTAAGCCAgatgtgctggtgaagattctcagtcattccaaaagagataaaaaaacaaaacaactgcacttttttttcaaagcttgaagacatttcagaatcagaataaagtttattgccaagtaggtttccacttacaaggaatttgacttggtgttgatggtgcagacaaaaaataataataaaataaaatggatatatttcaaataagacaaacattaaacatataccgatccctggacggtgattacaaacaaaaaaacggccgacgacgccatgaccgctgcgcaggaaaaaaaaaaaacaaagcttaccattcgatcaactcggcccgttttccagtctttttaagccctcgacactcaagccatcgtttgagctgaaggttggtgtgttcttcgacagtgcgaccagtaaaccgtgcgcctgggacatcgtcttgggaaagtttaacggctataaagtcggtcatatcgctggttctgttgcgcgtgtaatagctggttgctacaggcgttctctacctgtatgccctacctaagcggcaaaaggggcgttgctcttgagtcggtgacgtcacgtgcgcggtaccccattcaaaatgtctggagtaatgtggactatcaagctttatagtactggcCAACAAAGGCCTtctaatggcttagataacatgcaaattgaaccgaaactggtccatgcctctgcaatggggagtcgttagggtcgttattggcctggcttacaggaacaatgttttgatcacctgtaTGGAGGTGAGGGTTGACGTGATAATTGGCAGTTTGTTCCAGTAAGGTTGTAAGGTTTCAACTTTGAAagacttacaacacagctatagggttGATTCCTTCCCATCATCACCTCAATCATCACCTCCAtacaggtgatcaaaacatcgttcctgtaagccaggccaataacaaccctaacgattCCCCATTGCAGAAGgcatggaccagtttcggttcaatttgcatgttatgtaAGCCATTagaaggcctttgttgggcagagGTTACTCAGTGAAAAAGCCGCTTTCCACGTCTTTATTTTGTTACCTTCATCTTAACTTTGTAAGTTTTGTTGTTGTAAGGAAATAAATTGTGGCTTTCTTTTAGTTTACTGTTGTTGCTATATACGATGTTGGTCATCTGAGAATAAAGATCATCATATTAACACTGtagctgatatatatatatatatatatatatatatatatatatatatatatatatatatatatatatatataattttttttttttttttttttttttttttttttttttccataaaaaatTCAACCCAGGTGTTGAAAGAGTAACTCTCAGGACACTTTTGCTCCCCAGTCCAGCTTTCAGAACTGTAATACTTATTTCACTGCACTAGTGCTTTATCGTTCAAAAATATAGAGAATTATCCCAGTTTCTATGAGAAAAGGAGAATAATTTAGGTTTGCATGCACTTTatgtcaataataataataatacattttatttaacagcgcCTTTCTGGACACCCAAGGTCactttgcagaaaataaaaattaaaatacaaaaaaaatacgtAAAGGCAGATCAATCAACTTTTGGGCAACGACGGCAAAAACGGTGTCTCCTCTAAGTTTAAACGGGCCACTAAGAGATTTAgaagcaaataaaatagtttttaaaagtaTCGTGAAATGTACAGGTAGCCGATGACGAGAAGTTAAAATAGTGGTGGTGTTCGCTGAAATACAAGTTCCAGTAAAGTCGTGCTGCTTTTTTCCACAACCTGCTGCCACCTAACAGATGAAGTCAGAGCCCTGTAGTTTGCAAAGAACATTAAAAGGGgcgttcagttttttttttctgttttttttgtaaaattgatGCTAAATATCTATATGTAGAAAAACAAAGCTGTCAGACTCTCTTTCTTAATGTGTTTATGTGACTCTACGTTGAGTTCTACCTATTGCAACCGGCCCCACAGCGTGATTAACCTCCGTCCTCTTCCTTTGTAGAGAAACCTGGTTAGTTGTGCCAAGAAAGCAGGACTTCTCCTCTTCCAGTTCCCGGATCATTTGGAGCTGTGGCGGCTTGGAGAAAGCGACGGAAACGGTGAGAAAAGCCACAAGTTTAGCTccttagggtttttttttttgtggtcttCCTGGACGTTTTGTCCCAACACAGGAGCCTTAAACTGTTTAGGCCGATATGTGGAGCTTCTGGTCCTGTAACAAATACAAAGATCCTGATCTAACCAGTTAAAGGTGCAGAATCTGACATttactgacatctagtggtcaAGTTGGGGATAACTACTACTAGTAGACTACCATCGaacagcaattttttttattaatcagataaataaaacattatttcctgatggtttcacagcggttacattCAGCTTCCCGCAGCCCCAACACTGGtttccctgttcctgtctgaatatgtgctaaaactgcatctttaaaatgaactgcacctgtttgaatcacaatgaaaactattacagctctgtgcgtgaacGTAGTCAAGAAACGGCGTCTACCACCAGTTCTCCCTCCAGCAGCATCAGTGTTTGTGCCGAGTCACAGCTCCATGGGCAGCGCTGGTTGTAGGTGCTGCGCCATAAAACGAGATAAAACTTTGGGCCAAACTCAATTTTCCCTCTGCTGACGTAAACGAGGTGAGGAGAGAGACGGAGACATTTTCTGAGTCCCGCTCGTATTCTTCTCCCGGATCTGTTGCagttctctctttctctcttggttcctctcctccttcatcactaactttgaccttagatgtctcacctgcatgacagtttctctgttttcagCAAATTCAGCATATTTgggagaatgaatgaagtagaaaCCACAAGCTAGGtatatacagcacaatgtgtAGAAGACAACTTCTTCTATATTTTATCTTGGAATGAAACGTAGAAGACTTCATGTCTAAATGcatacattttcatgtgaatatattttatttatttattaacttcacagtttttgattttaatttttagaaaggaaatgtttatttacacgtctttatgttgcAGGGGAAAAAATACTAATTGTGTAATTACCAGAccatcattacatttttcatctcaCGTGGAATCCCTGATCTACCGCATTATTACTTTTATCATTTGGTTAACCTATTGAGAATGAATTACAAAAATCATAATTTACCCTTTTAATCACAGTTCACCTTGTTGCTGCTTTAAAAGGTATAGACCCcacccaccccaaaaaaaatatacatatatatataaatgtaagaGTTGCACATAGATAAGAATgattataaaagtttatttagttAGAAAATTGAATAccaaaaaaatggagaaaatatttaattgagCAAGGTGATAAATATGAACGTGTTTTTCTAGTCAAATAATTTTACTGTGTGCCGTTGGCTGTTGACAGGAGCGCCTGGGGAGATTCTGCCTGTGAAGAGGAAGCCAGAGAAACTGATCCAGCTGAAGAGGAAGGTGGGTAGAAGATgtctggtgaagattctcagtcatcctggtcatggtcatttaaaaaaaaaaagtaaaaaacaaagcaactggacttgttttctgtagttgaagatgtttcacttcctctccaggaagctttctcaattcaaaaaggtctggagtaatgtagagtaccaagctttatactactgccaaacaaaggccttgtaatgacttagataacatgcaaattcaacagaaacaggtccaccccttagtaatgggcggtcgttaaagactttaagccagcagattggaccgaaactggtccactcctctgtaacgaggagtcgttagggttgttattggcctggcttaaagaaacgatgttttgatcacccgttTACCCACCGTTTGTGTTCCCCTGCAGGGAGAGGATCACATCTGCTGCAGCGCGCTGTCTCCATGCGGCAGCTGGTTGGCGTACTCCACCGTCTCCAGCGTCCGTCTCTACAGGCTGACGCTCAGCAGCAACAGCGTCAGCATCCAGAAGGTGAGCACCGGCCGTCTCTGCCATCACCAAAGAGGCCTTTCAGCTAACCAGAATGTCTTACGACTggaaaaacttgtttttgtgGTCTTTAAAAGTGTTTATTCTGACGTCTAAAGACGATTAGGGTGTCTTCTCAccgtctcctcctccctccAGGTGTCCAAACTGCCCAAAGAACTGCGCTCGGTCCACCAGCTCTGCTTCTCTCTGGACTCCTCCAGGCTGTTCGCCTCCTCCAGCCTCTCCTCCGTCGTCGTTGTCGCTCTCGACCAGACGGAGTGTAGATACCTTCACACCCTCAAACACAAGTCTGGTGAGTGTCGCCGCAGCGCCACGCATTCATCAGACAGAGAAGAATTAGATTCAAACAAAGAGTCGCCGGAAACTGTCAtatcaatctgctggtccaagcCCTGGATTGTCCGAAGAGACCTACCATCACCAGACAAGTGGTACTGGCCGGATCAGAAGGCTGACGCAGAGTGTTGAGGCCTGTCGGTAAAGATGCAGACAGGTTAAAGTattcttaaaatgaaaaaaagggtttgtttattaaacattatccTGCTGCCATTTTAATTTCATCGTCAGCAGGACAACACGCATCCAGCGACTTGTGGAAAAGTAGACTCGGGTTCATTAAACGTGTCCTGCTCTTGGTGTTAAAAACGGGACAAACATGTCTAGACCAAGAAAAGAACAAACTTTTAACCTAAAAAAATTGAGATTTTGaaaagaaagactttttttatttacaaaaaaagactgtttttgtgttgttagAGGTTCACCCTGCCCCACCATCTTGTGGCGTGAATTACAAAcacgtaataactactacaTAAGCCGTTgagtatcataaatgtgacaacgTCAACGTGTCCTTCATGTGTTAGCTGCTGCTAAAAGCTAAttgctaatagctacggtcatcgtTTGAccgtagcttttttttttcaaagttgcttgtaaattcagtgagtcgtgttttttttagctcgtttctgaacgtgcagtcgcttatttgggatCTAATATAAGCGACTATAAACACCAGTAAAGAGACAAACTTACTGCCGCTGCGCTACAGACGGTGAACACGCCGCGGCCTCATggattatctccacctggtaataatagctacacAGATATAGACTCGttttctcccggttattactacttcttccttttcctggttactttctcttccctcttgctGGGTAAAGAGTGtagatggtcctccatttcaacagaaaacggcaaatagatgatctacggtcgtctttgcttgttttctacttctCGTCCATCGACAGCATGTCTTCATATGAGAGACAGAAAAATTGATAAATGCGTACGGCTGAAGCCAGAAATGGTGACTCAACATGGCGCCCCCTAGTAATGCACcaacacctatgtatttataaattacTGATAAGTTATGAGAACGTTTTCATTTTTGATGAGATGCTGTTAGACTTTGCcataatatgtatttataaaagtaatATTTGAATTTTGCtagttaaaagccaaattagctacacactgtccctttaaagcatttcacatttattttattgccaagcagggaaaataaaaaaaaattaacagttacGTTGAATTGCAGTTCTAACTGggacaaaataacatttctgcagcccaggagtactttctattgAGCCTCTGTGACAAACTATGTTCCAGCTGCAAGTTTGAAAACCAGAAGGCGTTTGCTGGTTGGTAACCAGCTAACCATAACTAGTAACACAAGCTGATGACGAGGTATTTGtctatattttgtatttttaaactcTGAAGCAACGAGTTTAGTGAATTATTGTACATAAAGATGTAATTGGACACAATTGCCTGTCAGTGGAAAtgtaatattaataaatgtaatatagAAAGTGCCCATATTGGATTTTTAAGTTGGGGTTGAAGTGGAGATCTATAGAagttagggctgaacaattttggcaaataatctaattgcgatttttttttttttcttaatattgcaatttaaatgcgatttttttttttatttatttattttttcccagtttaatttatcatgtctttttaaacatatacaaacaacaaatcattttgtttcctcgctctgcagattagttgctaaaagaccggcagcatctaaactcagagcagaaatgatcgtgttctgcctacaatatatttcaaccaaaattgcaattttgacttttctctgcattaaccacaagcaacaaaaatggcgtctaaataaagacgtttgtaaacaagaactattcaaaacaagaacttttaatgtttctattaatcagaatattattcaagagaacagcttttaattgatttggacatcaatccttgttgaacataaagtgcaaccaacaaacaagtctatgtattaaactgattgaccagaacttaatgctttgtatgattatataaactctaaaacaagtaataaagttagattatcttaCTGCTACAACTCTCTTcctttccatgtggaggcaaacccactttaaacattttaccaacacctaatggacgtgttcctgattgttacatagccaaaaattgctgactctgcgatttggaaattgcgtttttttaaaatcgcgattatattgaaaatgcgattgattgttcagccctaatagaAGTGCATGATGTTAGTGATTTTATTGGTGTTTATTCTGTAATATAACACTCTACATCCAGATAAATGCTCATAAACACACGATTGTATAGCAGTTCCAATTAAACAAACTTAAAACGTCAAAGTCCTGCTGTCCTTTGGTTTTGTGATAAAGACGATGGTACGTTGGAGAAGCCGGTATCTACTGAGGCGCTCCTCGCTCTAAAGACGCGCGGATGAAGAAGATCCTATGAGTTGACGGGCGCCTTCGGTTCCCGTTTCAAAACAAAGAACTCAGAAATGTGACGGGAGagttttctgcatgttttcagGCTCCAAGCAGCCGATCCACATCCTGTGTCCCAGTGAAGACGGCCGGTGGCTCGCTGCAGCCAACACCGACTGCGAGATCCACGTCTTCGACCTTCACAAGAAGAAGGTGAGCTCAGAGCAGACCAGGCTCCGTTCAACTTCTGTTCTCACGTTGTCATGGATGCAGAACGTAAACGGTCTGTTCCGCTTTGCAGCTGCACTGCTCGGTGCCGGCCTACAGCTCCTGTCCCACGGCCGTCTCCATCCACCCGGCCAGCTGCAGCCTCGTCTCCGTGCACGCCGACCAGCAGGTGGGCGCCTCAgcgtggtgggaggggggggcttCACCCAGAGGAGGAGCTTTTCTAACATTTCTTGGGTTCGTTGGCAGATCTTTGAGTTCTCCCTGAAGCAGAAGGAGTACACCGAGTGGAGCCGGCAGCTGCAGAGACAAGGGCTGCACCCGCTGTGGCTGCAGAGAGACACGCCCGTCACCCGCGTCACCTTCAACCCCACAAACCCGGCGCACATCGTGCTGCACGACGCCTTCATGTTCTGCATCATCGACCAGAGTCTGGTACGAGCGCtaaaccccccaccccaccccccccagcATTCCTGCCATTCAGAGCGGTTCTAATCTGGCTTTTTCTGCACAGCCGCTCCCTAAAGCAGAGACGAAGCTCTACAATCAGATGGTCCTCCGGAGTCTTCCTCAGCCGCAGAGAAGCAGAGAGAGCCACGCCTTCAAGATCTGCAAGAACTTCCAGGTACAGCCTCCAGG
This genomic stretch from Fundulus heteroclitus isolate FHET01 chromosome 2, MU-UCD_Fhet_4.1, whole genome shotgun sequence harbors:
- the utp4 gene encoding U3 small nucleolar RNA-associated protein 4 homolog is translated as MGEFKVHRVRFFDYMPSAIRAMAFNSHTERLAVARADGAVEIFNFADNYFQEKVIPGRDGRTVEALCWVGRRLFSAGLDGELTEYDLENLRPKYSIEAYGGPVWTISGNSQGTLLAAGCEDGTVKMFEILDERIQFQRNLDRQKGRIISLAWHPSGTKMAAGMMDMIRIFDTETGSATHRMLVERGAGASKSKEVVVWSVAFLSDHTVISGDSAGKFQIWDGSTGTLFRSHLVTKWDVLVLSVSQDESSVIAGTSEGTVVQFQFIASTAGQEDKHWFRTRTFKNHSHDVRALVHTDTAVVSGGMDTQLVVRPLLDKVEKNTQESALRKIAFPHRNLVSCAKKAGLLLFQFPDHLELWRLGESDGNGAPGEILPVKRKPEKLIQLKRKGEDHICCSALSPCGSWLAYSTVSSVRLYRLTLSSNSVSIQKVSKLPKELRSVHQLCFSLDSSRLFASSSLSSVVVVALDQTECRYLHTLKHKSGSKQPIHILCPSEDGRWLAAANTDCEIHVFDLHKKKLHCSVPAYSSCPTAVSIHPASCSLVSVHADQQIFEFSLKQKEYTEWSRQLQRQGLHPLWLQRDTPVTRVTFNPTNPAHIVLHDAFMFCIIDQSLPLPKAETKLYNQMVLRSLPQPQRSRESHAFKICKNFQHLLSVTLLEDLSLVVVERPLLDIVSQLPAPVRQKKFAT